TATTTCTGATGTTGATACAACTACGGGTAATACCGTTACAACTTCAAACTATAAACCTAGAATTTCTACATTTAATTTAGGACTCTCTCTGGCCTATAAATTATAAATAACATGAATAAAATAGAACAAACTATTCTAGTTAAAAAGTGGCTCTTTTATGTGACTTTTTTTTGCTCGATTACTGCAAGTACTGCTCAAGAAATAGCATCTCTTTACAAACAAGTAAACAAATCAGTTGTAACTATAGTAACAGAGTTCAAGACCCTTAATGATAATCATCAATTAATAAGTGACGAAAGCATTGGTTCCGGTGTAATGATCTCTAACAAAGGCGAAATATTAACAGCTGCTCACGTTGTTAATAATGCTGAAACAATAACTGTTAAGTTTTTGGATGGAGAAGAAATACTTGCTAAAGTTATTAAATCAGCACCTGTTGCAGATATAGCCCTATTAAAATTATCTTGGATGCCAAAAACATACGAAATAGCGAAAATTGGAGATTCAGATAATGTTTCTGTGGGAGAGCAAATTGTTGTTTTAGGAGCACCTTACGGTATAGAACATTCTCTTTCGGTTGGTTATATTAGTGGCAAACGTAAGCAAGAAGCTAGAACTTCAGGATTCGTTCTTAATGAATATTTTCAAACAGATGCATCTATCAATAAAGGAAATTCTGGTGGACCTATGTTCAATTTACAAGGTGAAGTCATTGGGATTTCAAGCTATATCATCACAGAATCAGGAGGTTTTCAAGGCTTGGGTTTTGCAGCTACATCTAATTTAGCCAAAAAATTGGTCATAGATGGTAATAGAAGATGGACAGGAATCAATGGTTTTATTTTAGATGAAAAATTAGCTTGGATGTTGAATGTACCTATAAATGGGGGGATACTTGTTGAATCAGTCGTTAGGTTTTCACCAGCAGATTTTGCAGGAGTTAAAGGTGGATTTGAAAATATCGATATAGAAGGAGAGCGGTTAATTGCAGGAGGTGATATTATCCTTTCTGTAAATGGTTTTCCATTAACAAAAGCATCTTTTGAAAATTTGGATAGTGATCGTTTAAATAAATCAAATTTCTTTAACCAGAATATATTTGTACTTAAAATTTGGAGAGGAGGAAAGGTTGAAGAGGTCAAAATTAAATTTAAGGACTAGAAGTAATATCATAACTAAAAAAATAAAAAATCATGAAATTAAATATCAATCAATTACAATTTATAAAAATTGATAAGCTTAATAATTCATATAGTGTTTCTTTAATCGATAACAAAGAATATGAAATAATTAAAGGGTATGGTAATACCGTAGTCGACGCTTTCAATGATTTGCATCATAATTTAATATAATTGTTATGTAAAATCGAATGTTTGCTCTCTTTAATCGAAATGACAAATTATGTCAAATAGCGCCCAAAAGCGCTATTACGCTAATTGTTATAAATGTACTATAATGTTCTGCGTTATGTAACAGAGCTTTGGTTAAAAGCAGGGCAGAGCGTAAAGAAAAGGTCTAGTAGACCTTTTTAGCGAATGAGCCAGCTGGCGCTTTGGCTTACTAAAGTTTTTTGAAAAAATTTAATCCTAAAAGTTTCTTCTATAATGTTAATGGAACACTTTTTATGCGAAACGAGGATAATAGAATTAAAATATTTTTACTATCTTTACTACAATCACTTGATATTTAGTGATTAAACTTTCCCTACAGCAAAAAATAGCAACATTTTATTGAATTACCCATTGTTGGGTGTGCTTATGATGGTATTCATTTATCATCTTTAAATGTATTGTCACTTAGAATAGAAAAACTAATCTTCTAACGTGAAAAAGTAGAACAATCAAATACAATTTTCTTATGACAATTGAAATTAGAATAAATGATATCTCCAGAAATAAAAGAAATACAGATTATATAGGTTGGTCACCAAGGCCAGCTTGGATAAGGCAAGTTAATGGCAACTCTGATATTTTTATAGATCTTAAAAACAATGGTCTTTTGGGAGGAGGAGAAATAACTTTTTTTCCAGTGGATACAAATGATTTACCAGATATGTTATCACCTTCCGATGAATTGACAGGTATTAATTTAGTAAATGCCCCTCAAGATGAAGGTTGGGTTAAATTCTATGTAGCTGGAAAATTTGATCAAAACACAGGCGATAGTTTTCCAAGTTCAAAAGACAAAGATACTGGTATTGGTGTTTATAACTCTCAGAATGGAAATCTAATATACACCAAAGAACTGATGGTTAGAGTACGTAAAAATGTAAAAAACCTTTCTTTAGATGAGAGAAGAGATTTTTTAGAGGCCATAATGTTTTTGAACACAAGAACTTCTTCGAATCATCCTTGGAAAAATTTTCAAGATATGCATGTTGGAAATACAGGTAATGAAATCCATGGTAGGAGCTGTTTTTTGCCATGGCATAGAATGTATCTTTTAAACCTAGAACGACTAATTCAAAATGTAGAGATCACACAATCTAATGGTTCTATAAAATCCTATGCTCACGTAACCATTCCATATTGGGACTTTTTTGATGTTGCCAGTAATGTATTCGTAAGATCATTTGCTGGTAACCCAGATTCTGCTGGGTTAATTGATTTCAATGCAAATAATCCACTTGTCAATTGGAGTACAAACTTGACTGGTATAATCCAAGGTAATATTATTCTTGGACCCAAACTATATCGTGCACAACTAATAGGAAATAATTCTCAATTACCATGGGACCCTCAGTCCCAAGTTAGTCCTGTATATACCCATCCTAGTACGAGTTGGGCTCATAGAACAGAGCGAGAGACGATTTATCAATATTCAGATTATTACCATTTTAATAATGGGCCTGGTAACGGAGTTCCAGGTCTAGAGCAATCGCCTCATGGAGGTGCTCATGTAAGTTGGGGAGGTCCAATTAGTTTGATTGGGTTTTCACCAGCAGACCCAGTTTTTTTTATGTTACATTGTAATGTAGATCGCCTTTGGGCTACATGGCAATGGAAAACTGCTGGGTATCGTTTTGACCCAACAGATTCTGATAGTTATGATCGCCAAGGAACAGGCTCAAGAACTGGTCAACAAATAAGTGATTTAATAGGGAATTATACCGAAGACACATTATGGCCTTGGGATGGAGATGATCAACATCCACGACCACCTCAAGCCAACTGGGGAAATTTTCCTGATTCAAATGTCGCAAGTGCACCAGGGCCTATTCCAAAATTGAAGCAAGCTATTGATTACCATGGGCAGCACAGTCAGGATCCAGATGATTGTTTGGGATTTGATTATGATGATATACCTTTAGATTATCCAACAGGAGTAATTGTTTGATAATATAATATTCACAACTTAAACAAAATCAAAATGTCAAAATATAGATACAAAGATTCCAAATACAAAAAGGCCATTAAAGAAGAAGATGCTAAGGTCTTAGAAATGGATAAGATGTCGCAAAAAAAGGCAAAAGAAGCTGCTGCAATTTTTTTGGATGAATCCAATTCATTTGAAGAACGAATTAAAGCTGCAAACAAAATGAGTAGAATAACTGGTGACGATATTGATAAAGCTCTTAGCTTGTTTCGAAATGAGGATCTACCTGAAAAACTAAGAGCTTGTGCCTTTTATGGAATATCAGGACTTGTATTTTCTCAAGAGGATGTTATGCTTGATGCCATCAATGAAATTAAAAAAGGTGAGGGTAGCGGCGAAATTGCATTGGCCTCACTTAATGCTATTAAGGCAGCTGAGATAAGCTCTCCACAATTGTATGGAGCTAACATTGCAGAATATAAAGATGCACTACGTATAGCTATAGATCATAAAAATGAAAATCTAAGGAGTTCGGCTTTAGAAATTTTAGCAATTAATAAAGATGAATATGCACAAAGACGTTTGGTTGAATCTTTGGAAGACCCTTCTAAAGCATTAGTTGCTCCAGAAATTGCCGTACAGTTATTATCTTATGATCTCCATGCAAATCATTTTAAAGTCTTACGCGAAGTTGCAATAAATCCTCCAAATAGTATTACCAAAAGAGAATCTATCAGAAATTTAGGTTTCGATGAAGAATCCAAAGAGCTATTGCAAGAAACATTAAACGATTTAAATGAAGAGCCTGAAATTCGTCATGCCGCTGCTACAGCATTAATGTGCCTTAATCCGGAACTCTCTACTGAGATGTCAAAAAAAATAATTATTGAAGAACAAGGACATCATCTTGATGGATTAAAGACTGCTTTACTTAATACACTAATTTTTCTAGAATCAGGAGGAATTGAAAAAACGCATGAAAAAACTATAAAGTTTATAGAAAAAGAAGAAGAAGAAAGAGATTTCAAAGAAAACCTTCTTAAAATTAAAGGAACTTCAAACTTTTCGGAATTAGACGACATGATAAATCTTTATTTAAATACGAATAATAGTTGAAAAATTGTGTTTTGAATAGAAAAAAATATATTGTACCCGAATTTGATAGCGATACTTTAGAGGAAGATATAGCTGCTTTTGTAGATCAAGCAGATAAATTAAAAAAAAGAACAGACGTTCTGGGATTATTATTAGTAGAATCACATCCTTTATATAAGGAGCGAGGTACTAATGAGGTCAATAGAATACAGGGTTATATCCTAGCTTCATTTGAAAAATATGGATTTTCTTTAAAGTTGCTACCCATTGCATTAGAGGCATTAGAAAGTGGTATGAGTGCATATATAGTAGCAGCTTCTGCTAAGGCCATTAGAGGTCTTAAACGGAAAAATCCGCGATTAGTCTATTATCTATTGGCAGGAATAAACAACATCTATTATAGAGATGATACAATCACATTTAACTCCTATAAACCCAAATGGCCATTAGAACATCCTACCTCTGCTTTAAAGGAAATTCTACTAACTTTACAATGGTTAGGAGCTAATGCGAGGGACGCAATTGTAGAGTTAGAAGTTTTGTCAGTAAGTATTGAGATTAATAGTAACAATCGCAAACTAATTCTTGAAACCATCGAGAAAATTCAAAGAGATAAAAACAAAGAAGAGAACTGTTGTAATATAGAAATTGAGTCGCCCATAAACGTTTCTAAAGTAGATTATACAAAAATAAAGGGTCTAATAATTCAAGATCAAGATGGGGAGATTTTAACTTATGGTGATTTTTTTAGAGATAAGCCGACTGTTTTGGTTTTTTTCTATACACGTTGCGAAAACCATAATAAATGTTCCTTAACCATAAATAAATTAGGAAAACTTCAACAGCTATTAAAGAAATTAGAACTGGATCAAAAGATCAAAACTGCAGCAATGTCTTACGATCCAATTTTTGATACACCTGAAAGACTAAAAACATATGCATTAAAACGACATGTTAGCTTTGACTATTTAAATAGAGTATTTCGAGTAAAATATAAACAATCTATGCCGCAAATTCTAAATTATTTTAAATCTGAAGTCAATTATGCAGGAAACCTCATAAATAAACATTTAATTGAACTTCATATAATAGATGAATTAGGAAGACCAATCAAGTCTTATAATAGGTTTCAGTGGGAACCTGAAGATGTAGTAAATAACTTATTGAAATATTTATCTAAGAAACCAAAATCATCTTTGATTAATACCTTTCGATTACAAAAAATAGGAGGCACATTGAGAAACATAATTGTTCCAATATTGATTGCTTTTTTCCCCAAGTGCCCATTATGCTGGACTGCCTATTTGAGTGTTTTTGGAATATCAGGCATGTCGTCAATTCCTTATAAACCATGGATATTACCAATATTATGTGTAATACTTTTTATTAACTTATGGTTTATTTGGCGTAGATCAAATCAAACAAAAAGTTGGATAGCATTTTATTTGGCAATAGTAGGAACTATTATTCTTATTCTTTTTGGCCCCATTTATATGAAAAAACCAATTTTGAATATTGGA
The genomic region above belongs to Mariniflexile litorale and contains:
- a CDS encoding trypsin-like peptidase domain-containing protein, which encodes MNKIEQTILVKKWLFYVTFFCSITASTAQEIASLYKQVNKSVVTIVTEFKTLNDNHQLISDESIGSGVMISNKGEILTAAHVVNNAETITVKFLDGEEILAKVIKSAPVADIALLKLSWMPKTYEIAKIGDSDNVSVGEQIVVLGAPYGIEHSLSVGYISGKRKQEARTSGFVLNEYFQTDASINKGNSGGPMFNLQGEVIGISSYIITESGGFQGLGFAATSNLAKKLVIDGNRRWTGINGFILDEKLAWMLNVPINGGILVESVVRFSPADFAGVKGGFENIDIEGERLIAGGDIILSVNGFPLTKASFENLDSDRLNKSNFFNQNIFVLKIWRGGKVEEVKIKFKD
- a CDS encoding SCO family protein, with translation MNRKKYIVPEFDSDTLEEDIAAFVDQADKLKKRTDVLGLLLVESHPLYKERGTNEVNRIQGYILASFEKYGFSLKLLPIALEALESGMSAYIVAASAKAIRGLKRKNPRLVYYLLAGINNIYYRDDTITFNSYKPKWPLEHPTSALKEILLTLQWLGANARDAIVELEVLSVSIEINSNNRKLILETIEKIQRDKNKEENCCNIEIESPINVSKVDYTKIKGLIIQDQDGEILTYGDFFRDKPTVLVFFYTRCENHNKCSLTINKLGKLQQLLKKLELDQKIKTAAMSYDPIFDTPERLKTYALKRHVSFDYLNRVFRVKYKQSMPQILNYFKSEVNYAGNLINKHLIELHIIDELGRPIKSYNRFQWEPEDVVNNLLKYLSKKPKSSLINTFRLQKIGGTLRNIIVPILIAFFPKCPLCWTAYLSVFGISGMSSIPYKPWILPILCVILFINLWFIWRRSNQTKSWIAFYLAIVGTIILILFGPIYMKKPILNIGLVLLITAALLNSIQINILEKIRNVAS
- a CDS encoding tyrosinase family protein, with protein sequence MTIEIRINDISRNKRNTDYIGWSPRPAWIRQVNGNSDIFIDLKNNGLLGGGEITFFPVDTNDLPDMLSPSDELTGINLVNAPQDEGWVKFYVAGKFDQNTGDSFPSSKDKDTGIGVYNSQNGNLIYTKELMVRVRKNVKNLSLDERRDFLEAIMFLNTRTSSNHPWKNFQDMHVGNTGNEIHGRSCFLPWHRMYLLNLERLIQNVEITQSNGSIKSYAHVTIPYWDFFDVASNVFVRSFAGNPDSAGLIDFNANNPLVNWSTNLTGIIQGNIILGPKLYRAQLIGNNSQLPWDPQSQVSPVYTHPSTSWAHRTERETIYQYSDYYHFNNGPGNGVPGLEQSPHGGAHVSWGGPISLIGFSPADPVFFMLHCNVDRLWATWQWKTAGYRFDPTDSDSYDRQGTGSRTGQQISDLIGNYTEDTLWPWDGDDQHPRPPQANWGNFPDSNVASAPGPIPKLKQAIDYHGQHSQDPDDCLGFDYDDIPLDYPTGVIV